From the genome of Lotus japonicus ecotype B-129 chromosome 6, LjGifu_v1.2, one region includes:
- the LOC130723265 gene encoding protein phosphatase 2C 37-like produces the protein MAGICCGVVGEGEAAAAATSRPSRRRSLDLLPGFKYLADVALPLPETSRKRTRLDLCAAPRDGEDEFTSGSSKKVKESKGNNDDVVLKPKQSTVSSSSTEGNFEAEECPKFGVTSVCGRRRDMEDSVSVRPSFSERENFHYFGVFDGHGCSHVATMCKERLHEIVKEEVDFAPENLSWRTTMKQGFARMDDEVQRWTSQSNDTTITCRCELQTPHCDAVGSTAVVAVVTPEKIIVSNCGDSRAVLCRKGVAIPLSDDHKPDRPDELIRVQAAGGRVIYWDGPRVLGVLAMSRAIGDNYLKPYVISEPEVTVTDRTDEDECLILASDGLWDVVSNDTACGVVRMCLKAQKQLSPPGSPYEDVAADGSDRACSDASILLTKLALARHSSDNVSVVVVDLRRDQRKSSNSNINE, from the exons ATGGCTGGGATTTGCTGTGGTGTCGTCGGGGAGGGAGAGGCCGCTGCTGCGGCGACCTCTCGACCTTCCCGAAGACGGAGTTTAGACCTCCTCCCGGGGTTTAAATACCTCGCGGATGTCGCCCTCCCGCTTCCGGAAACTTCCCGGAAACGCACAAGACTAGATCTCTGCGCCGCCCCGAGGGACGGCGAAGATGAATTCACCAGCGGCTCCTCCAAAAAGGTGAAGGAATCCAAGGGAAACAACGACGACGTCGTTTTGAAACCGAAACAGTCCaccgtttcttcttcttcaacggaGGGGAATTTTGAAGCTGAAGAGTGTCCGAAATTCGGAGTCACTTCTGTCTGTGGCAGGAGAAGGGACATGGAAGATTCAGTCTCGGTTCGCCCTTCGTTCTCCGAGAGGGAAAACTTCCACTACTTCGGCGTTTTCGACGGGCACGGTTGCTCTCAT GTTGCGACGATGTGCAAGGAGAGGCTTCACGAAATCGTGAAGGAAGAGGTTGATTTTGCGCCGGAGAATCTATCATGGAGAACCACGATGAAGCAAGGCTTCGCTCGCATGGACGATGAGGTTCAGAGATGGACGAGCCAGAGCAACGACACCACCATCACCTGCAGATGCGAGCTTCAAACCCCTCACTGCGACGCCGTCGGTTCCACCGCCGTCGTCGCCGTGGTCACGCCGGAGAAAATCATCGTCTCAAACTGCGGTGACTCCCGCGCTGTTCTCTGCCGTAAAGGCGTCGCCATCCCCCTCTCCGACGACCACAAG CCTGACCGACCCGATGAATTGATCCGGGTCCAAGCCGCTGGAGGGCGCGTGATCTATTGGGACGGACCGCGCGTGCTTGGGGTTCTAGCCATGTCAAGAGCCATAG GTGACAATTATCTGAAGCCTTACGTGATCTCCGAGCCGGAGGTAACGGTGACGGATCGGACGGACGAGGATGAGTGTTTGATACTAGCGAGTGATGGATTGTGGGATGTGGTGTCAAACGACACCGCATGTGGGGTGGTGAGGATGTGTCTCAAGGCGCAGAAGCAGCTGTCGCCGCCGGGATCACCCTATGAGGACGTGGCGGCCGACGGTTCGGACCGCGCGTGCTCCGATGCGTCCATTCTGTTGACCAAGTTGGCGCTGGCGAGGCATAGTTCGGATAACGtgagtgtggtggtggttgatTTGAGGAGAGATCAAAGAAAATCATCCAATTCCAACATCAATGAATGA